The proteins below come from a single Acidimicrobiales bacterium genomic window:
- the tatC gene encoding twin-arginine translocase subunit TatC: protein MAIKLPRLKSKHPHPDAMTLVEHLTELRRRLVVSILAVAIGAAVAFALYNHILNFFVHPYCATVGPHHSCKLFVTGPLDGFSIRLKIAAYGGLFLASPVVLYQLWRFITPGLNPNEKRYAVPFVLSSIILFTAGAGVAWLTFPHALSFLTAVGGPTLEQIYSPTNYLNLIILLMVAFGVAFQFPVLLVFLELAGVLSPAQLSRWRRKAIVVVFAVAAIVTPSSDPFSMLALAIPMVLFYEASIVIGKLLKRSAPAGGT, encoded by the coding sequence ATGGCCATAAAACTGCCCCGGCTCAAGAGCAAGCATCCGCACCCGGATGCCATGACGCTGGTCGAGCACCTGACCGAGCTGCGACGCCGGCTCGTGGTGTCGATCCTGGCCGTCGCCATCGGTGCGGCCGTGGCCTTCGCGCTGTACAACCACATCCTGAACTTCTTCGTGCATCCGTACTGCGCCACGGTCGGTCCGCACCATTCGTGCAAGCTGTTCGTCACCGGACCGCTCGACGGGTTCTCCATCCGCCTCAAGATCGCCGCCTATGGCGGCCTGTTCCTGGCCTCGCCGGTCGTGCTGTACCAGCTCTGGCGCTTCATCACCCCCGGCCTCAACCCCAACGAGAAGCGCTACGCGGTGCCGTTCGTGCTGTCCTCGATCATCCTCTTCACGGCTGGTGCCGGCGTCGCCTGGTTGACCTTCCCCCACGCCCTGTCGTTCCTGACCGCCGTCGGCGGGCCCACGCTCGAGCAGATCTACAGCCCGACCAATTACCTCAACCTCATCATCCTCCTGATGGTCGCCTTCGGCGTGGCCTTCCAGTTCCCCGTGCTGCTGGTGTTCCTCGAGCTGGCCGGAGTGCTCAGTCCGGCTCAGCTCTCGCGGTGGCGTCGGAAGGCCATCGTCGTCGTCTTCGCCGTGGCCGCCATCGTCACGCCCAGCTCGGACCCGTTCTCCATGCTGGCCCTGGCCATACCGATGGTCTTGTTCTACGAGGCGTC
- a CDS encoding twin-arginine translocase TatA/TatE family subunit has product MISFGPAKILIVLTVALIVLGPEKLPQMTRQIGKAWGDFRRFREHLESEVRGALGEDLVQPFTPPWQTDGSSQASTTSDGATQEGVTASDGSDSGEGAQDRAPPEHPGQLAPLPPATGSARSAAHGGWDPGLGPDDPSLN; this is encoded by the coding sequence GTGATCAGCTTCGGCCCGGCCAAGATCCTGATCGTTCTGACGGTCGCCCTGATCGTGCTCGGGCCCGAGAAGCTGCCACAGATGACCCGCCAGATCGGCAAGGCCTGGGGCGACTTCCGCCGATTCCGCGAGCACCTGGAGAGCGAGGTCAGGGGCGCCCTGGGCGAGGACCTGGTGCAGCCCTTCACCCCTCCCTGGCAGACCGATGGGTCGTCCCAGGCGTCGACGACATCCGATGGCGCCACCCAGGAGGGTGTCACCGCGTCCGACGGATCTGACTCGGGCGAGGGTGCCCAGGACCGGGCGCCACCCGAGCACCCAGGTCAGCTGGCACCGCTCCCGCCGGCGACCGGTTCCGCCCGGTCCGCCGCCCATGGGGGTTGGGATCCGGGCCTGGGCCCGGACGATCCCAGTCTCAACTAG